In one window of Ovis aries strain OAR_USU_Benz2616 breed Rambouillet chromosome 5, ARS-UI_Ramb_v3.0, whole genome shotgun sequence DNA:
- the LOC101118610 gene encoding olfactory receptor 2T8-like → MENWNITADFILLGLFNYTGAHQFLFVLVLIIAFTSLVGNALMLLLILLDPHLHRPMYILLSQLSLMDLMLISTIVPKMAIDYLTCRMFISPAGCGFQIFFFLTLGGGECFLLAAMSYDRYVAICHPLRYPVLMSWKLCLSMILGSWFLGAADGLMQAAATLNFSFCNTHEIDHFFCEAPTLVRLACADTSVFEYVMYICCVLMLLIPISLILISYSLILAAVLQMHSNEARKKAFATCSSHLSVVGLFFGAAIFTYMRPKSYRSANYNKVVSVYYTIFTPVLNPLIYSLRNSEVKGALQKCMNRCVAYE, encoded by the coding sequence ATGGAAAACTGGAATATCACTGCAGATTTCATTCTCCTAGGTCTCTTTAACTACACAGGAGCCCACCAATTTCTTTTTGTGTTGGTTCTTATAATTGCCTTCACCTCCCTAGTTGGCAATGCTCTCATGCTTCTCCTGATTCTCCTGGACCCCCATCTCCACAGGCCCATGTATATCCTACTGAGCCAACTCTCTCTCATGGACCTGATGCTGATTTCCACCATTGTGCCCAAAATGGCCATTGACTATTTGACCTGCAGGATGTTCATCTCCCCTGCTGGCTGTGGGTTCCAGATCTTCTTCTTCCTCACTTTAGGTGGGGGCGAGTGCTTCCTCTTAGCAGCCATGTCCTATGACCGCTATGTCGCTATTTGCCATCCACTGAGATACCCAGTCCTTATGAGTTGGAAATTATGCCTCAGTATGATTTTGGGGTCTTGGTTCCTTGGAGCAGCTGATGGACTCATGCAGGCTGCTGCTACCCTGAACTTCTCATTTTGCAACACACATGAGATCGATCACTTCTTTTGTGAGGCCCCCACTCTTGTGCGTTTGGCGTGTGCTGACACTTCTGTCTTTGAGTATGTCATGTACATCTGCTGCGTGTTAATGCTCCTGATCCCCATTTCCCTCATCTTGATTTCCTATAGTCTCATCCTTGCTGCTGTTCTCCAGATGCATTCTAATGAAGCCCGCAAGAAGGCTTTTGCCACTTGTTCCTCACACCTGTCTGTGGTGGGACTCTTTTTTGGAGCTGCCATTTTTACCTACATGAGACCTAAATCCTATAGGTCAGCTAACTACAATAAGGTTGTGTCAGTGTACTATACTATCTTCACCCCTGTGCTGAACCCCCTCATCTATAGTCTGAGGAACAGTGAGGTCAAGGGAGCTCTGCAAAAGTGTATGAATAGATGTGTTGCCTATGAATAA